The genomic DNA CAGGTGCGACACGGTGACGAGGTTGAGGTAGAAGACGGTCAGCTCGGCGATCTCGGGCACCTGGGACTGAATGACGAAGGTCGCCACCCGTGGGTCCAGGCCGACGGCGAGGTAATCCAGCGCCACCTCCAGCACGTTGTCGCGCACCTTCTGGGGATGCTCGAAATTGTCGGTCAACGCCTGTACGTCCGCGAGCAGAACATAGGTTTCGTACTCGTGCTGCAAGGCGACCCGGTTTCGCAACGAACCGACGTAGTGTCCGATGTGGAGGGGGCCGGTGGGGCGGTCGCCCGTCAGGATGCGCGGCTTGGTCATGATGTCCTCCGAAAGGGAAAAAAGAAAAGGCGCCCAGATCACTCCGGGCGCGGCCTGCGGGCAGGAACGAGGCAATGACCCGGTCAACTTCCGGGCCACCACCACACGTTCTGCACGCTCATGGGGGTCAGCATAGCAACTTCTACGCCCCCGCCTCCCAGTCCAGGATCACCTTGCCGCTCTGCCCGCTCAGCATCGCGTCAAAGCCCCTCTGGAAGTCATCAATGGGGAAGCGGTGTGTCAGGACGGGCGTGAGGTCCAGGCCCGACTGGATCAGGGCCGTCATCTTGTACCACGTCTCGAACATCTCGCGGCCGTAGATGCCCTTGATCGTCAGCATCTTGAAAATCACGTCGTTCCAGTCGATGTCCACGTGCCCGGAGGGGATACCCAGCATCGCCACCTTGCCGCCGTGGTTCATCGTGCGGACCATCTGGGCCAGCGCCGCGCCGCTTCCGCTCATCTCCAGGCCCACGTCGAAGCCCTCGGTCATGCCGAGTTCGGCCTGCGCGACGGCCCAGAGGTCCTCGTGGGCGACGTTGACGGCCCGGGTCGCCCCCATCCTGCGCGCGAGGTCGAGTCGGTAGTCGTTCACGTCGGTCACCACGACATTCCGTGCGCCCACATGCCGGGCGACAGCGGCGGCCATCACACCAATCGGCCCAGCTCCGGTAATCAGCACGTCCTCGCCCACCAGGTCGTAGGTCAGCGCCGTGTGGACCGCGTTGCCGAAGGGGTCGAAGATGGAGGCGATCTCGTCGGGGATGTCGGCGGGAAGCTTGAAGGCGTTGAAGGCGGGCAGGACGAGGTATTCGGCAAAGCTTCCGGGGCGGTTCACCCCCACGCCCAGCGTGTTGCGGCAGAGGTGGCGGCGCCCGGCGCGGCAGTTGCGGCAGTGCCCGCAGGTGACGTGGCCCTCGCCGCTCACCCGGTCGCCGATCTCGAAGCCGCGCACCTCTGAGCCCATCCCGGCGACCACGCCGACGTACTCGTGACCGACGACCATGGGGACCGGAATCGTCTTCTGCGCCCACTCGTCCCACTTGTAGATGTGGACATCCGTGCCGCAGATGGAGCTGTTCCTGATGCGGATCAGCAGGTCGTTCGGGCCAGGTGTGGGCACCTGGGTTTCGATCATCCACAGCCCCGCGCGGGCTTCCTGCTTGCTGAGGGCCTTCATGGTGGTGGGAGTGGCGGTCGGGGCAAGGGGCGAGGGGGCGGTCATGGCAGGTCCTTTCGGGGAGGGGGCTCCTCCCGGTCTCGTCGTAGGCGGGGCCGCGATCAGGCGGCGCACTCGGTATCCAGCTCAACATAACGCGGAGTTGGGCCGCCCACCATGCTGACCCTCACGCCAAGGCCCAAGCGAGCCTCAAGGTGAGGAGGAGCCCGGCCGGGTAGGCTGGACGCATGATCCGCTACCGCAGGCAGAACGCCCTGACCCCCGAAAAGGACGCCGAGATTAGCGTGAACCTGACGCCGCTGCTGTTTTTCGTGGTGGGGTACCTGGCGACGCGGGCGCTGCTGGGTACGCTGACGCGAGGGCAGAACGAGTAGTCCCTGCGTTACCCTGTCCGCATGACTGCTCCCAGCGCCCCCCCGCAGTTCAAGAGTGCCGCCAGCGGCCGCACCGTCGTCCCAGGCTGGATGAACCTGGTGCCCGGCCAAGCCGACGCCGTCGAGGTGCAGCTCGACCTGGACGCCGCCGACCTGGGCCGCGAACACGCCTGCCTGCTTGTCGAGTACTGGCCGGACGGGAAGGACCTGACCCTGCAAAGCATCCTGCCCGTGCGCGCCTTTTCCGCCACGCCGGAGGGCTGGTGCCTGTTCGTCCCCTCGCAGGGCCGGGTGCTGGTGCGCGCCATCGACCCGCAGCCCAACCCGCCCGTGCTGGCGAGCCACTGGCTGAATATAGAGCCGGGAACGCCGGTCGGCACGAGCGTGACGGTCAGCGTCAAGTTCCCCGAGCCGGTGGCGGACACGCCGAACAGTTAAGGCAGGGGGCCGCCGTTCATGACCCGACGCTGAAGATCAGGACAGCGTCGGCACACGCTCCGGCTTCCGACAAGGCACATGCTGCGCGGGAGAGGAGGCATGATGCCCTACCGCCTGACCATAGAGTTGCAGTCCGGTGCCGCCGCCGAACACTTCGAGCGTGATTTCGACAACTTGCTGGACGCCAAGCGTTACGCCCACAACCAGGTGCGCGGCGACATCTTCTGGACGGTGCGGGAGGACCACCTGGACGGCCTCGCCCCCGAGTATGCCTTCCGCATTGAGGCGGTCGGGGAGGACGCGGGGAGGCCCCTCGACCTTGACGACGACACGGACACCAATACCCAGAGCGACTCGCTCTTCACCCCCCAGGGACCCGTGGACGATTCGCGTTGACGGGAACCCAAACCCAGTCCCTCACCCGATGCCCAGCAGCCCCTCCAGCCCGCGCCGCGTCGCCATGAGCGCCTCCGGGATGCGCCAGCTCGCGCGGTCGCGGGGGCCGACGGGGTTGCTCACCCCGCGCACCTCCAGGACCGGAACGCCCGCGAGCAGGGCCGCGTGAGCGACCCCCGCCCCCTCCATCCCCTCGGTCAGGACGCTGGGAAAACGCCGGATGAGGGCGAGGGCCCCCTCCACCGTCCCCGTGACGGTATTCAGGGTGAGGGCCGGGCCGCACGCCGCCCCCACGCGCTCAGCGAGGGCCCGCGCCCCCTCCCAGGCGGGGAACAGTCCGGCATGGGGAGCATCCGGCAGGACGGAGAGCCCCAACGCCGCGAGGTCGAGGAAGTGTTCGCCGTCCCGCGCGCCCAGGTCGGCCTGCACGATCACGCTCGACACGGCGAGGTCGCCCGGAATCAGGCCGCTGCCCGGATAGGCCCCGCCGATGCCCGCGTTCACGGCAAGGTCGAAGGGTTCCCGCGCCAGGGCGCGTGCGGTGGCGAGGGCCGCCGCGACCGGCCCGACGCCACTCACCACCACCCGGGCGGGCAGGTCCGCGAGCCGGGCCGCCTCCCCGGCGGTGGCGACGACGATCAGCACCCTCATCTGGACACCCTCATGGGGTCAACGTAGCGCGGATGGGCGCGGGAAAGAGGAGGCGGACGCCCGGCTATGCGAGCGTCCGCCCGGCAGGCGGATTCAGGCGTCCGTCTTCGTTCCGACCACCTGCGGCGGCTGCACCGCGCTCGCCCCGTTCCCCCTGGGCTGGCCCCGGTTCTGAAGCAGGCTGAGCAGGTTCACGCCCGTCGCGTTCTCGACCTGCTCGACCATGCCGATGATGTTGGCGGGGAGGGTCTGCACGGCGCTCTTCGTCGCCTGGCCGTTGCCCGAGTCGATCACCGTCAGCTTGTCGATCTGCATGCCCTGCACGCTCTTGGCGAACTGCTCGACGATGTCGGGGAGCATGTTCAGGACGTAGGCGCGCTCGCCCTCGGCCCCGGCATTGCGGAAGGCCTCGACCATCAGGCTGACCGCCTGCGCCTTGGCGCGGCCCTCCTCGATGATGGGGGCAGCGGCGGCCTGCGCGGCGAGGAGTTCGGCCTCGCGGCGGGCACGGGCGGGGGCCACCACGTCGGCCTCCAGGCGCTTCTGGTTGAGGGTCACGCGCTCCTGCTCCAGTTGCTGCTCGGCGACCACGCGGGCCTGCTCGGCGGTGACTTTGGCCTCGTTCTCGCGGGCGGCGGAGACCGCCTCCAGTTCGGCCCGGCGGACGCGCAGCTCGTTCTCGCGCTCCAGGATCGCCTGCTGGGACGAGGTCTGGGCGATGGTCGCGCGCTGCCTCGCCTGGGCTTCCACCTCGGACGCCTCGGCGTTCTGCTGCGCCTCAATGATTCGCGCCTGACGCTGGGCCTCGGCGCGGCGCTGGCGCAGGGCGGCCTCCAGCGCGGCCTGCTCCTGCTCGAAGTTCTGGGTGGCGCGAACCTTGGCGAGTTCGGACTGCACGGCCGCCTCGTTCTGACGCGAGAGCTGGATGGCGTTCAACTCAGTGCGGCGGACCTCCAGCTTGTTCTGCTCCTCCAGGATCGCCTGCTGGCTGATCGCCTGGGCAACCTGGCTGCGTTGCAGGGCCTGGGCCTCGGCCTGGGTCGCCTCCGCGTTACGCTCGGCCTCCGCAATGCGGGCCTCCTTCAGCACCTCGGCGGCCTTGCGGCGGCCAATGGCGTTCAAGTAGCCGCCCACGTCGGACACGTTCTGAATCTTGAGCGTGTCGAGTTTGATGCCGAGGTTGTTCGTGTCGTGCTCGGCCTC from Deinococcus apachensis DSM 19763 includes the following:
- the tdh gene encoding L-threonine 3-dehydrogenase → MKALSKQEARAGLWMIETQVPTPGPNDLLIRIRNSSICGTDVHIYKWDEWAQKTIPVPMVVGHEYVGVVAGMGSEVRGFEIGDRVSGEGHVTCGHCRNCRAGRRHLCRNTLGVGVNRPGSFAEYLVLPAFNAFKLPADIPDEIASIFDPFGNAVHTALTYDLVGEDVLITGAGPIGVMAAAVARHVGARNVVVTDVNDYRLDLARRMGATRAVNVAHEDLWAVAQAELGMTEGFDVGLEMSGSGAALAQMVRTMNHGGKVAMLGIPSGHVDIDWNDVIFKMLTIKGIYGREMFETWYKMTALIQSGLDLTPVLTHRFPIDDFQRGFDAMLSGQSGKVILDWEAGA
- the mqnB gene encoding futalosine hydrolase, which codes for MRVLIVVATAGEAARLADLPARVVVSGVGPVAAALATARALAREPFDLAVNAGIGGAYPGSGLIPGDLAVSSVIVQADLGARDGEHFLDLAALGLSVLPDAPHAGLFPAWEGARALAERVGAACGPALTLNTVTGTVEGALALIRRFPSVLTEGMEGAGVAHAALLAGVPVLEVRGVSNPVGPRDRASWRIPEALMATRRGLEGLLGIG
- a CDS encoding SPFH domain-containing protein, which produces MVLTGTLITAGLILLGIILLFILIQNFLIVVPPNRVLVISGRSRHTEEGDVVGYRVIRGGRAFRIPVLEKVSWMDLTTIPLDLSIENAYSKGGIPLKIHAVANVKINAQEPQLSNAIERFLEVPREQLTAIVRDTLEGNLRGVVATLTPEEINEDRLRFAEALIEEAEHDTNNLGIKLDTLKIQNVSDVGGYLNAIGRRKAAEVLKEARIAEAERNAEATQAEAQALQRSQVAQAISQQAILEEQNKLEVRRTELNAIQLSRQNEAAVQSELAKVRATQNFEQEQAALEAALRQRRAEAQRQARIIEAQQNAEASEVEAQARQRATIAQTSSQQAILERENELRVRRAELEAVSAARENEAKVTAEQARVVAEQQLEQERVTLNQKRLEADVVAPARARREAELLAAQAAAAPIIEEGRAKAQAVSLMVEAFRNAGAEGERAYVLNMLPDIVEQFAKSVQGMQIDKLTVIDSGNGQATKSAVQTLPANIIGMVEQVENATGVNLLSLLQNRGQPRGNGASAVQPPQVVGTKTDA